AGACCGGGAAATGTCGCGAGCCACCAAGCTTCTCGCAAGTAATTTTTCCCTTCATTCAGCATCGTTCCCCACTCCGGTGTAGGAGGCTGCGCACCCAAACCGATAAAGCCCAGTGCCGAGGTCCCCAAAATAGCACTACCTATAAACATGGTCGTATAGACGATCAGCACGTTGGAGATGTTCGGAATGAACTGGCGCGTAATGATCCACCAATTCGAGCTGCCGATGGAGCGACTTGCCTCCACATAACCGGATTGCTTGATCGAGAGTGCCGCACCACGGATCAGAATCGAAAAGGCCGGGATCGATGATATTCCGATCGCGATCATCGCATTTTCCTGACTCGGTCCGAGTACAGCGACAATGGCTAGAGCCAGCACAATGCCGGGCAACGCCAGCATGATGTCCATGATTCTCATGATCACATTGTCAACAATTCCTCCGAGGTAAGCGCATGTCACACCAATCAACGTTCCTGCT
The window above is part of the Brevibacillus brevis NBRC 100599 genome. Proteins encoded here:
- a CDS encoding ABC transporter permease; the protein is MFWSRQWSMPRFELFEKIMQQKKAKYSFLMMLCIVLLGIIGPWIAPHDPTKTYYEAFMQGPSKDFWLGTDAIGRDIFSRMLYGTRVTMTVAVLASVMTFVAGTLIGVTCAYLGGIVDNVIMRIMDIMLALPGIVLALAIVAVLGPSQENAMIAIGISSIPAFSILIRGAALSIKQSGYVEASRSIGSSNWWIITRQFIPNISNVLIVYTTMFIGSAILGTSALGFIGLGAQPPTPEWGTMLNEGKNYLREAWWLATFPGLAITAVVFTVYLLGDALRDIFDPKA